The DNA segment CGGGTGCGCCGAAGGGCACGCTGCGCTCCTTGCGGCCCTTGCCCAGCACCCGCAGCAGCCGCCGGCCGCGGTCGACGTCGTCGACGTCCAGGCCGACCAGCTCCCCCACCCGCACCCCGCTGGCGTACAGCAGCTCGACGACCAGCACGTTGCGCAGCCGCAGGGCGGCCTCGGCCGGCTGCTCGTCCTCGGCCGGCGGCGCGGTGGCCTGGTCGAGGACCGCGCGCGCCTGGTCGGCGCCCAGGACGCCGGGCAGGGTGCGGTGGGCGCGCGGGCTGGACAGCCGGAGGCCGACGTCCTCGCCGACCTGGCCGGTGCGGCGCAGGTGCGCGGTGAAGGAGCGGGCCGAGGCGGCGCGCCGGGCGGTGGTCGACCGGCTGTCCCCGCGGGCGCGGCCCTGGGCGAGCCAGCTGCGCAACGTCGCCAGGTCCAGGTCGGCGACGGTGCCCCCGCTGCGCCGGACGAGGTGGTCCAGCAGCGAGACGACGTCCCCGACGTAGCCCCGGACCGTGTGCTCGGAGAGGTCCCGCTGCAGGCGCAGGTGCTCCTCCCAGCCCTCCAGCGGCTCGGTGAGCGCAGGCGGCAGCGCCGCGCGCAGCTCAGCGGTCCCGGTGGCCATGGCCGCAGCCTGCGTCGGCGGAGGCCGCGGGTCAACGTGCCGCGCCGGGGACCGGTTGCGCGCAACCTCTCGCCTGCCCGGTCACCGCCCCCCACGTCGGGCGCCGGCGATCCGCCAGCCGGTGCCCGTCCACTCCACGAGCTCGTGGACCTCGAGCACCGGCAGCACCCGCAGGACGTCGACCACGTCGCAGCCGGCCACCGCGGCCGGCCGCTCCGGCGGCACCCCGGTGCGCACCGGACAGGCGTCCAGCACCCGGCGGGCGAGGTCGGACGACGAGTCGCGGTGAACCCGGCCCGGCCGGGGGCTCGGCAGAGCGCGTCGATCAGCCGGTTCAGGACCAGGGAGCGGTGGGTGCGCGGAGCGTCCGTCGCGGCGGGCGGGTCGGCCTGCCGCGACGCAGGCCGGTCGTGTGCCCCTGCCGAGAACTGTCGGACCTCTGCGCTGTGCTGGCGGCCCCGCCGGCACCGGCCGGCGGACTCCTCGAGGAGGCCCCATGAGCGTGCAGCTGATCAACCCCGACGGACTGCTGGAGCCCGAGGGCTACGCGCACATGGCCCTCACCACCGGTGCCCGGACGGTCTACCTCTCGGGGCAGGTGGCCAGGAACGCCGCCGGCGAGCCGGTCGGCGCCGGCGACCTGGCCGCCCAGGTGGAGCAGGCCTACTCCAACGTGGCGACCGCGCTGGCCGCCGTGGGCGGGTCCTTCGCGGACATCGCCAAGCTGACCGTCTACGTCGTCGACTGGGCCCCCGCCAAGATGGCCGAGCTCGTCACGGGTGCGACCCGCGTCGCCGAACGGCTGGGGATCGACCCGGTGAGGCCGACCACGCTGATCGGTGTGGCGGCCCTCGGCGAGCCGGACATGCTCGTGGAGGTCGAGGCGGTCGCCGTGCTCGACTGACCGGCTCACGGTGCCAGGCGACCGGCAGGCGGCTCCCGGCGGACCCGCCAGCCGGTACCGGTCCACTCCACCAGGTCGTGCAGCTCCAGCACGGGCAGCACCCGCAGCACGTCGACCACCTCGCACCCGGCGACGGCAGCCAGCCGTTCCGGCGGCACCCCGATGCGCACCGGACAGGCGTCGAGCACCCGCCGGGCGATGTCGGACAACGAGTCGCGCGGTGAGCCGGGCCGCTCGGCCGGCGTCGCGAGGTCCTCTCCC comes from the Modestobacter italicus genome and includes:
- a CDS encoding tyrosine recombinase XerC — translated: MATGTAELRAALPPALTEPLEGWEEHLRLQRDLSEHTVRGYVGDVVSLLDHLVRRSGGTVADLDLATLRSWLAQGRARGDSRSTTARRAASARSFTAHLRRTGQVGEDVGLRLSSPRAHRTLPGVLGADQARAVLDQATAPPAEDEQPAEAALRLRNVLVVELLYASGVRVGELVGLDVDDVDRGRRLLRVLGKGRKERSVPFGAPAAAALEQWLSAGRPVLATPTSGPALLLGVRGGRLDAREARRVVHAAVAAAPGVPDVGPHGLRHSAATHVLEGGADLRSVQELLGHASLATTQVYTHVTVERLRAVHARAHPRA
- a CDS encoding RidA family protein, with amino-acid sequence MSVQLINPDGLLEPEGYAHMALTTGARTVYLSGQVARNAAGEPVGAGDLAAQVEQAYSNVATALAAVGGSFADIAKLTVYVVDWAPAKMAELVTGATRVAERLGIDPVRPTTLIGVAALGEPDMLVEVEAVAVLD